ATTTAGAAAGACCTCTTTTTTCATGCTCATCAGGTGTTTAAAGCTAAACTCAAGTCCGATCGTAAACATCAAAAATGCGATACCAAACTCAGCTATATGAGAAATTTCATTGTTGCTTTTTAGGTTGAAAAACTCAGATATAAGCGTGCCTGTTACGATGTAGCCGATGATGGTTGGTATCTGAAATTTCTTAAAAATGACATTTAACGCGACTGAGATCGCAGCGACAAGCAAGAAGCCTTCTAAAATTTGTTCCATATATTATTTTTTGCCTTCGTAAAATACAAGATCAAAGCTACTTTTTCTCTTCACAAGCGATCTTTTGGTGCTAGTTTGACTGGTAGCTTCGTGTAATTTTTTATTTAACTCATCAATAGTCGATTCTAAATCGTCAATTTTCTCTTTTAGCTGAAGTATCACATCAACGCCTGCTAAATTTACACCAAGTTCTCTGGTTAAATTTAGTATCGTTTTGACGCGATCAACGTCTTTTTGTGAGTAGAGCCTCATCTTGCCATCTGTTCTTGATGGCTCTACTAGCCCCTCTCTTTCGTACTGCCTTAAAGTTTGTGGATGTATGCTTAAAACCTTTGCTACAACGCTTATTAAAAAAAGTGGTTCTTCATAATTTTGCATTTTTTACTCCGGTAATTTTTCTTTTAACTCTTTTACTAAGCCTTCATCAAGCTCACTAATATTTGGAAGTTTTACTCTGGCTTTTAAGTAAAGATCGCCATAAATTCCGCTCTTTCTATTTTGCACGCCATATCCTTTTAAACGGATCTTTGTGCCTGTTTTTGAGTTTTCGGCTATTTTAATGGTGACATCTTTTTTGTAAGTATGCACATCGACTTTTCCGCCAAAAAGCATAGTTTTTAGTGGAATTTCTATATCTTTATAAAGATCGTCTCCGACTCTTTCATATTCGTCGCTTGGCTCAACGCTAATAGCAAGTATAAGATCGCCTTTTTGACCACCAGCACTCTTGCCTTTGCCTTTTACGCGAAGCTTCTCGCCGCCTTCTATGCCACTTGGAATTTTTATCTTAATGCTTTCGCCATTAAAATTTATCTTATGTTCGCCGCCAGTTACAGCTACGTCAAATGGTATAGAAATTTTTGCATTTACGTCTAAATCAGCTCCGCCAAAGCCAAATCCACCACTACTAAATCCGTCAAAGCCTCCAAAATTACTACCAAATCCACTGCTAAATTTAGCTCCACCGCCGCCAAAGCCACCTGAGAAGATATTCTTTAAAATTTCATTTAGATCGCCCATATCGGCTGAGCTACTAGCAAAGTCGTGGAAATTTTGACCACCAAACATAGTATCGCCGTACTGGTCGTATTGAGCTCGTTTTTTATCGTCGCTTAAAATTTCATAAGCGGCATTTATCTCTTTAAATTTATCTTCTGCTCCAGGGTCTTTATTGATGTCTGGATGGTATTTTCTTGCAAGTTTTCTATAAGCTTTTTTTATCTCGTCGCTTGAGGCACCCTTTGAAACCCCTAAAGTCTCATATAAGCTTTCACTCATATATTCTCCTTATATTTTTTTGATACGGATTATATCACAAAGCTTTAGTCTATGCAAGTCAAGTTTATTTTTGTTTAATAACAAGAAAAAGTGTTAAGATTTTATTTTTTCACTATATTTATAATTTGCAAGAAATTTTAGATTAAAGGAAAAAAATGAAAAAGATTGTGCTAATTTCATTAGTAGCAGCTTCTTTTTTAGTGGGGGCTGATATTAAATTTAATGAAGCTAACTCTAATATCACGAGAGTCTCGCCACTTAGCGATAAAAATAGCGTACTTTCTTATTATGACTCGATCGCTCAGGCAAAGCTTTCAGTTGTAAATATTTCAACTACAAAAACTGTAAATAATGCTGGTATTGAGCAGATGTTTAACGACCCTTTTTTCAATGAATTTTTTGGATTTAATTTTGCAAAACCAAAAGAAAAAGAAAAAGAAAAAACTACTTCGCTTGGTTCTGGCGTTATTATCTCAAATGATGGATATATCGTTACAAACAACCACGTGATCGAAGATAGTGATCAAATAGTCGTAACTCTTGCAAATGGCGGCAAAGAGTATAAAGCAAAGCTAATAGGAAGTGATCCAAAAACCGATTTAGCCGTCGTAAAGATAGAAGCAAACGGACTAAATGCAATTACTTTTGCAGACTCATCAAAACTACTTGATGCAGACGTTGTATTTGCTATAGGAAATCCATTTGGCGTTGGTGAGAGTATCACTCAAGGCATCGTCTCAGGTCTAAATAAAGATAATATAGGCCTTAATCAATATGAAAATTTTATCCAAACAGACGCCTCTATAAATCCTGGCAACTCAGGCGGTGCTTTGGTTGATAGTAGGGGCTATTTAGTTGGTATAAACTCGGCCATTCTTTCAAAAAGTGGCGGCAATAACGGCATTGGCTTTGCAATCCCATCAAACATGGTAAAAGACATAGCTAAAAAACTAATCGTCGATGGCAAAATAGAGCGTGGCTTTATCGGCGTTACGATTGCAAATTTAACAGATGAGCAAAAA
This genomic interval from Campylobacter concisus contains the following:
- a CDS encoding heat shock protein transcriptional repressor HspR, whose product is MQNYEEPLFLISVVAKVLSIHPQTLRQYEREGLVEPSRTDGKMRLYSQKDVDRVKTILNLTRELGVNLAGVDVILQLKEKIDDLESTIDELNKKLHEATSQTSTKRSLVKRKSSFDLVFYEGKK
- a CDS encoding DnaJ family protein; the encoded protein is MSESLYETLGVSKGASSDEIKKAYRKLARKYHPDINKDPGAEDKFKEINAAYEILSDDKKRAQYDQYGDTMFGGQNFHDFASSSADMGDLNEILKNIFSGGFGGGGAKFSSGFGSNFGGFDGFSSGGFGFGGADLDVNAKISIPFDVAVTGGEHKINFNGESIKIKIPSGIEGGEKLRVKGKGKSAGGQKGDLILAISVEPSDEYERVGDDLYKDIEIPLKTMLFGGKVDVHTYKKDVTIKIAENSKTGTKIRLKGYGVQNRKSGIYGDLYLKARVKLPNISELDEGLVKELKEKLPE
- a CDS encoding Do family serine endopeptidase; translation: MKKIVLISLVAASFLVGADIKFNEANSNITRVSPLSDKNSVLSYYDSIAQAKLSVVNISTTKTVNNAGIEQMFNDPFFNEFFGFNFAKPKEKEKEKTTSLGSGVIISNDGYIVTNNHVIEDSDQIVVTLANGGKEYKAKLIGSDPKTDLAVVKIEANGLNAITFADSSKLLDADVVFAIGNPFGVGESITQGIVSGLNKDNIGLNQYENFIQTDASINPGNSGGALVDSRGYLVGINSAILSKSGGNNGIGFAIPSNMVKDIAKKLIVDGKIERGFIGVTIANLTDEQKELYTNKEGALISGVEQGMPADEAGLKRGDLVISANDKVIKNANDLKNFIGSLTPNSGVDITYERSNKIMNAKIKLANADHNSKDIAKSIIIEGLSVSNLSDEIRYKYKISPDTQGVLVTDVKSGSKAEDFGFERGDVIVQVGEESIKDLQTFANTVKNTKGKKTLVWINRGGIIQGLVIK